One Pseudomonas brassicacearum genomic region harbors:
- a CDS encoding GMC family oxidoreductase, with translation MQPVVDEYDYVIVGAGPAGCLLANRLSANPHHRVLLLEAGGRDNYPWIHIPVGYLFCIGNPRTDWCFKTEAQPGLQGRALSYPRGKVLGGCSSINGMIYMRGQAADYDGWAAEGNPGWAWKDVLPLFRQSENHFAGDSEFHGAGGEWRVERQRLSWPILDAFRTAAEQSGIPNVDDFNGGDNEGCGYFQVNQKAGVRWNAAKAFLKPVRQRPNLTVLTDVEVDRVLLRDDRAYAVSARWQGKGMTFKARKEIVLCAGAVGSPGILQRSGIGPRSPLQRLGIGVTHELPGVGSNLQDHLQLRLIYQLENARTLNQIAGTLWGKMGMGLRYLYDRSGPLSMAPSQLGAFARSGPEQTSANLEYHVQPLSLERFGEPLHSFPAFTASVCDLRPQSRGRVDIRSADPHEAPLIQPNYLSHPEDLRVAADAIRLTRRIVAAPALQAFKPVEYLPGPSLQTEEELHQAAARIGTTIFHPVGTCRMGQDRDAVVDAQLRVHGIKGLRIADASIMPRITSGNTCSPTLMIAEKAAQMMLNPATRNTSIEQAPATV, from the coding sequence ATGCAACCTGTCGTCGATGAATACGATTACGTGATCGTGGGCGCCGGCCCTGCCGGATGCCTGCTGGCCAACCGGCTCTCGGCCAACCCGCACCATCGGGTGCTGCTGCTCGAGGCCGGTGGGCGCGACAACTATCCGTGGATTCACATCCCGGTCGGCTACCTGTTCTGCATCGGCAACCCACGCACAGACTGGTGCTTCAAGACCGAAGCACAACCGGGCCTGCAAGGGCGGGCCCTGAGCTACCCACGCGGCAAGGTCCTGGGCGGTTGCTCCTCCATCAACGGCATGATCTACATGCGCGGCCAGGCTGCGGACTACGATGGCTGGGCTGCCGAGGGCAATCCCGGCTGGGCCTGGAAAGACGTGCTGCCGCTGTTCAGGCAGAGCGAAAACCACTTTGCCGGCGATTCCGAATTCCACGGTGCCGGCGGCGAATGGCGAGTCGAACGCCAACGCCTGTCATGGCCGATTCTCGATGCGTTTCGCACCGCCGCCGAACAGAGCGGCATTCCCAACGTCGATGACTTCAACGGCGGCGACAATGAAGGCTGCGGCTACTTCCAGGTCAACCAGAAGGCCGGGGTCCGCTGGAACGCGGCCAAGGCCTTTCTCAAACCGGTTCGCCAGCGCCCCAACCTCACGGTGTTGACCGACGTTGAAGTCGATCGCGTGTTGTTACGCGACGACCGGGCCTACGCCGTCAGCGCCCGTTGGCAAGGCAAAGGCATGACCTTCAAGGCTCGCAAGGAAATCGTCCTGTGCGCCGGGGCCGTGGGTTCGCCGGGGATCCTGCAACGTTCCGGGATCGGCCCGCGCAGCCCGCTGCAACGCCTGGGCATCGGCGTGACCCACGAACTGCCCGGTGTCGGCAGCAACTTGCAAGACCACCTGCAACTGCGGCTGATCTACCAGTTGGAAAACGCGCGCACCCTGAACCAGATCGCCGGCACGCTGTGGGGCAAGATGGGCATGGGCCTGCGCTACCTGTACGACCGCAGCGGCCCGCTGTCCATGGCCCCCAGCCAACTCGGCGCGTTCGCCCGCTCGGGACCGGAACAGACCTCGGCCAACCTCGAATACCACGTACAACCGTTGTCCCTGGAACGCTTCGGCGAACCGCTGCACAGCTTCCCGGCGTTCACCGCGTCGGTCTGCGACCTGCGCCCGCAAAGCCGTGGCCGGGTGGACATCCGCTCCGCCGATCCGCACGAAGCGCCGCTGATCCAGCCCAATTACCTGAGCCATCCCGAAGACCTGCGGGTCGCCGCCGACGCCATCCGCCTGACCCGCCGAATCGTCGCGGCCCCGGCGCTGCAGGCCTTCAAACCGGTGGAATACCTGCCGGGCCCCAGCCTGCAAACCGAAGAAGAACTGCACCAGGCCGCCGCCCGCATCGGTACGACGATTTTCCACCCGGTCGGCACCTGCCGCATGGGCCAGGACCGCGACGCCGTGGTGGATGCGCAACTGCGGGTCCACGGCATCAAGGGCCTGCGCATCGCCGACGCCTCGATCATGCCGCGCATCACCTCGGGCAACACGTGCTCGCCAACGTTGATGATTGCCGAGAAGGCGGCGCAGATGATGCTCAACCCCGCGACGAGGAACACCAGCATCGAACAAGCACCTGCTACGGTCTGA
- a CDS encoding MFS transporter — MSEHVQPLEATRSAGTSQETQKVIFASSLGTVFEWYDFFLYGALAAVISKQFFAGVNDTTAFIFALMAFAAGFIVRPFGALVFGRLGDMIGRKYTFLATIVLMGLATFCVGLLPNYASIGIAAPIILVVLRMLQGLALGGEYGGAATYVAEHAPMGKRGFHTSWIQSTATLGLLLSLLVVLGCRYFTGDQFEVWGWRIPFLLSILLLGISTWIRLSLHESPAFLKMKEEGKCCKAPIRESFGKWENLKVVLIALFSINAGQAVTFYAAQFYVLFFLTQFLKMDPALANSLLIVSVVIGAPFFIFFGWLSDKVGRKPVLMIGLLLATALYFPIFKTLAHYANPAIDQASRQAPITVIADPATCTFQFDPVGKARFDSPCDKVKTFLVKQGLPYSSVAAPAGSTVQVSVGDVKLEGYDEAALRGAVTLAGYPQKADAQQINRPMIVALIVALIIISAMCYGPLAALMVELFPTRIRYTSMSLPYHIGNGWFGGFLPTVSFALVVYTGDIFYGLWYPVVITGVSLVVGMICLRETRNVDLDKN; from the coding sequence ATGTCTGAACATGTTCAGCCCCTGGAAGCCACGCGCAGCGCCGGCACCAGCCAGGAAACCCAGAAAGTCATCTTCGCCTCGTCCCTGGGGACGGTGTTCGAGTGGTACGACTTTTTCCTCTATGGCGCCCTGGCGGCGGTGATCAGCAAGCAGTTCTTCGCCGGGGTCAACGACACCACGGCGTTCATCTTCGCGCTGATGGCGTTCGCTGCCGGTTTCATCGTGCGGCCGTTCGGTGCGCTGGTGTTCGGCCGGTTGGGGGACATGATCGGGCGCAAATACACATTCCTGGCAACCATCGTGCTGATGGGCCTGGCAACGTTCTGCGTCGGCCTGTTGCCCAACTACGCCAGCATCGGCATCGCCGCGCCGATCATCCTGGTGGTGCTGCGCATGCTCCAGGGCCTGGCCTTGGGTGGTGAGTACGGTGGCGCCGCCACCTACGTCGCCGAACACGCGCCGATGGGCAAGCGCGGCTTCCACACCAGTTGGATTCAGTCCACCGCCACGCTGGGGCTGTTGCTCTCGCTGCTGGTGGTGCTGGGCTGCCGCTACTTCACCGGCGATCAGTTCGAAGTCTGGGGCTGGCGCATTCCGTTCCTGCTGTCGATCCTGCTGCTGGGCATCTCCACCTGGATTCGCCTGAGCCTGCACGAGTCGCCGGCCTTCCTGAAAATGAAAGAAGAAGGCAAGTGCTGCAAGGCGCCGATCCGCGAATCCTTTGGCAAATGGGAAAACCTCAAAGTGGTGCTGATCGCCCTGTTCAGCATCAACGCCGGGCAAGCGGTGACCTTCTACGCCGCGCAGTTCTATGTGCTGTTTTTCCTCACCCAGTTCCTGAAGATGGACCCCGCCCTGGCCAACAGCCTGCTAATCGTCAGCGTGGTGATCGGCGCACCGTTCTTCATCTTTTTTGGCTGGCTGTCGGACAAGGTCGGGCGCAAACCCGTACTGATGATCGGCCTGCTGCTGGCGACGGCCCTGTATTTTCCAATCTTCAAGACCCTGGCCCACTACGCCAACCCGGCCATCGACCAGGCCAGCCGTCAGGCACCGATCACCGTGATCGCCGACCCGGCTACCTGCACCTTCCAGTTCGACCCGGTGGGCAAGGCGCGTTTCGACAGCCCTTGCGACAAGGTCAAGACTTTCCTGGTCAAGCAAGGCCTGCCCTACAGCAGCGTCGCAGCCCCGGCCGGGAGCACGGTGCAGGTCAGCGTCGGTGACGTGAAGCTCGAAGGCTATGACGAAGCCGCCCTGCGCGGCGCGGTGACCCTGGCGGGCTATCCGCAAAAGGCCGACGCCCAGCAGATCAACCGGCCGATGATCGTGGCCCTGATCGTGGCCCTGATCATCATCTCGGCGATGTGCTACGGACCGCTGGCGGCGTTGATGGTCGAGCTGTTCCCGACCCGGATCCGCTACACCTCCATGTCCCTGCCCTACCACATCGGCAACGGCTGGTTTGGCGGCTTCCTGCCCACCGTGTCGTTCGCCCTGGTGGTCTACACCGGAGATATCTTCTATGGGCTGTGGTACCCGGTGGTGATTACCGGGGTGAGCCTGGTGGTGGGCATGATCTGCCTGCGGGAAACCCGGAACGTGGACCTGGATAAGAACTGA
- a CDS encoding TonB-dependent siderophore receptor, whose product MSWVSAPGRLVFAVKIGLLAVATGSAGAVSASPVPEASAQQRLAQAYDIGAGSLVDVLTRFSSAAGVAISFDARQLQGLQSPGLKGSFGVGDGFARILGGSGLQAALQANGTYVLRPVPGNGSAMELGVTTIDGQRLGATTENSGSYTTGAVTIGKGEHSLRETPQSVTVITRKMLDDQNLNTIDQVMEKTPGITVYDSTMGGKYFYSRGFRMSGQYQYDGVPLDMGNSYVQADSFSSDMAYYDRVEVLRGAAGMMKGSGGTSGGVNFVRKRGLATAQTELSLSGGTWDNYRGQIDTGGPLNDSGTVRGRAVIAEQSRHYFYDDARRKDQIYYGALDFDLSPDTTLGLGVAYEDVDASPCWGGLPRYRDGSDLKLSRSTCLDPSWNTWRSQRTTVFSDLKHQLNDDWAVKVAGVYTKNTQDIKYAFASGSVAPGSSTTNMLGSMYDYDQVDYGLDAYLDGKFDAFGQQHELIVGFNTSRSDKDDFFSVALLPQKQNVFDPDRHIPEPDDSYFIENSTRGGPVKTVTEQQGMYSTLRLKLAEPLTFVVGSRVSWYSSKTDSVFLIGGSEHAKSTETGQVTPFAAVLLDLNEHLTAYASYSDIFTPQGNYRSESGSALKPLVGESYELGIKGEWFEGRLNSAFNLFRTLQKDQAQTDYISSCSSSDGFCYENAGKVRAQGFEAEISGEVIERLQLLAGYTYTQTKTLDDIDTSLNGGSFNSYVPRHVLRLWGDYALDGAFERFSVGAGVNAQSDNFRVSPATGEKITQAGYAVWNGRIGYRIDDTWSLALNGNNLFDKRYYTTIGTEGFGNYYGEPRNFTMTMKARF is encoded by the coding sequence ATGTCTTGGGTGAGCGCGCCAGGTCGTCTGGTGTTTGCAGTGAAAATCGGCTTGCTGGCAGTCGCTACGGGCAGCGCCGGGGCCGTGAGTGCCAGCCCGGTTCCAGAGGCTTCGGCGCAGCAGCGTTTGGCGCAGGCCTACGATATCGGGGCCGGCAGCCTGGTGGATGTCCTGACCCGTTTCTCCAGCGCCGCCGGTGTCGCCATTTCGTTCGATGCCCGGCAACTCCAGGGCCTGCAATCGCCCGGCCTGAAAGGTTCGTTTGGCGTGGGTGACGGGTTTGCCCGCATTCTGGGTGGCAGCGGCCTGCAAGCCGCCCTCCAGGCCAACGGCACGTACGTACTTCGTCCTGTGCCCGGCAACGGTTCGGCAATGGAACTGGGGGTCACCACCATCGACGGGCAGAGGCTCGGCGCGACCACTGAAAACAGTGGCTCCTACACAACTGGGGCGGTCACCATCGGCAAGGGCGAGCACTCGCTGCGCGAAACGCCGCAATCGGTGACGGTGATCACCCGCAAGATGCTCGATGACCAGAACCTGAACACCATCGATCAAGTGATGGAAAAAACGCCTGGAATCACCGTCTACGACTCGACCATGGGCGGCAAATATTTCTATTCCCGCGGGTTCCGGATGTCCGGCCAGTATCAATATGACGGCGTTCCGCTGGACATGGGCAACAGCTATGTCCAGGCCGACAGTTTCAGCAGTGACATGGCGTATTACGACCGTGTCGAAGTCCTGCGCGGTGCGGCCGGGATGATGAAGGGCTCGGGCGGCACCTCCGGCGGCGTCAATTTCGTCCGCAAACGCGGCCTGGCCACGGCGCAGACTGAACTCAGTCTCTCGGGCGGCACCTGGGACAACTACCGTGGACAGATCGATACCGGCGGCCCGTTGAATGATTCCGGCACCGTGCGGGGCAGGGCGGTGATCGCCGAGCAGAGCCGGCATTATTTCTACGATGATGCCCGGCGCAAGGACCAGATCTATTACGGCGCCCTGGACTTCGATCTGTCACCCGACACGACGCTCGGTCTGGGCGTTGCCTATGAAGACGTCGATGCAAGTCCCTGCTGGGGCGGGCTGCCTCGCTACAGGGATGGCAGCGATCTGAAACTCAGCCGCTCCACTTGCCTGGATCCGTCGTGGAATACCTGGCGCAGCCAGCGGACCACGGTGTTCAGCGATCTCAAGCACCAGCTCAATGACGACTGGGCCGTGAAGGTGGCCGGTGTCTATACGAAAAATACCCAAGACATCAAATACGCGTTTGCATCGGGCTCGGTGGCGCCGGGCTCCTCGACCACTAACATGCTGGGCAGCATGTATGACTATGACCAGGTCGATTACGGCCTCGATGCCTACCTGGACGGCAAATTCGATGCCTTTGGGCAGCAGCACGAATTGATCGTCGGCTTCAACACCAGTCGTTCGGACAAAGACGACTTCTTCTCCGTCGCATTGCTGCCCCAGAAGCAGAACGTATTCGATCCGGATCGCCATATCCCCGAACCGGACGACAGTTACTTCATCGAAAACTCGACGCGTGGTGGTCCGGTCAAGACCGTTACCGAGCAGCAAGGGATGTATTCGACCCTGCGCCTGAAGCTGGCGGAACCCTTGACGTTCGTGGTGGGCAGCCGGGTGAGCTGGTACAGCTCCAAGACCGACTCGGTATTCCTCATCGGCGGCTCGGAACACGCCAAGAGCACGGAGACGGGCCAGGTCACCCCGTTTGCCGCCGTGTTGCTGGACCTCAACGAACACCTGACGGCCTACGCCAGTTACTCGGACATTTTCACGCCCCAAGGCAACTACCGCTCCGAAAGCGGTTCGGCACTCAAGCCTCTGGTGGGTGAAAGCTATGAGCTGGGAATCAAGGGCGAATGGTTCGAGGGACGCCTGAACAGTGCCTTCAACCTGTTCCGCACGTTGCAGAAAGACCAGGCCCAGACCGACTACATCTCAAGCTGTTCGTCCTCGGACGGTTTCTGCTATGAGAACGCCGGCAAGGTGCGTGCCCAGGGCTTCGAGGCCGAGATCAGTGGTGAAGTCATCGAGCGCTTGCAACTGCTTGCCGGTTACACCTACACCCAGACCAAGACCCTCGATGACATCGACACCAGCCTCAACGGCGGCTCTTTCAACAGCTATGTACCACGCCATGTGCTGCGGCTGTGGGGCGATTACGCCCTCGATGGGGCTTTTGAACGGTTCAGCGTCGGCGCGGGCGTCAATGCACAAAGCGACAATTTCCGGGTGTCGCCGGCGACCGGCGAGAAGATCACCCAGGCAGGCTATGCGGTGTGGAACGGTCGCATCGGCTATCGCATCGATGACACCTGGTCGTTGGCACTCAACGGCAACAACCTGTTCGACAAGCGCTACTACACCACCATCGGGACCGAGGGCTTCGGTAACTATTACGGTGAGCCGCGTAACTTCACGATGACGATGAAGGCGCGTTTTTGA
- a CDS encoding FecR domain-containing protein, with product MNLPPEELNAIRAAAQWYAKLHSGITTDADRAGWNAWLSADPLHGQAWQRMTAVAEQMASVPGALAAPALSDTHNRSRRQVLRSVILLTSASGLGWLGWRSQATQDLFCDYRTRVGERREFQLADGSTLLLNTDTSVNVRFDANQRRLELLRGEILVTTAVDPLQRPYKVVTGHAEVLALGTRFIVRGQARGGEVAVLEKAVEVSLPAIGSRMRVEAGQRLDFNDRSLGTLRGNDVSVGAWQKGSIIAIDRPLAALLEELSRYRNGVLRCDPAIGDLKVSGVFPVDDTDLALAALESGFSLRVTRYSRFWVQVSSDNRGH from the coding sequence ATGAATCTGCCGCCCGAAGAGTTGAACGCCATCCGTGCCGCCGCGCAGTGGTACGCCAAGCTGCATTCCGGCATCACGACCGACGCGGATCGGGCCGGGTGGAATGCCTGGCTGAGCGCTGATCCGTTGCATGGCCAGGCCTGGCAAAGAATGACGGCGGTGGCCGAACAGATGGCGAGTGTCCCGGGTGCCCTGGCGGCCCCGGCCTTGAGTGATACCCACAACCGATCCCGCCGCCAGGTATTGCGCAGCGTGATACTGCTGACGTCCGCCAGTGGCCTGGGGTGGTTGGGCTGGCGGAGTCAGGCGACTCAGGATCTGTTTTGCGATTACCGCACCCGGGTGGGCGAGCGCCGTGAGTTTCAACTGGCGGACGGCAGCACGCTACTGCTCAACACCGACACATCAGTCAATGTTCGTTTCGATGCAAACCAGCGGCGACTGGAGCTGCTGAGGGGGGAGATTCTCGTGACGACGGCGGTTGATCCCTTGCAGCGTCCTTACAAGGTGGTCACCGGTCATGCCGAAGTACTCGCGTTGGGGACGCGTTTTATCGTCCGTGGTCAGGCGCGGGGCGGTGAAGTGGCGGTGCTGGAGAAAGCGGTCGAGGTCAGTCTGCCGGCTATTGGATCAAGGATGCGGGTCGAAGCCGGCCAACGCCTGGACTTCAATGATCGGTCACTGGGTACGCTGCGCGGCAACGATGTGTCGGTGGGTGCCTGGCAGAAGGGAAGCATCATTGCCATTGACCGTCCCCTGGCGGCGCTGCTGGAGGAGCTTTCGCGTTACCGCAACGGTGTGCTGCGTTGTGATCCCGCCATTGGCGACTTGAAGGTTTCGGGCGTGTTTCCCGTCGATGACACTGACCTCGCCCTGGCGGCACTGGAGAGTGGCTTTTCGTTGCGAGTGACCCGATACAGCCGTTTCTGGGTCCAGGTATCGAGTGACAACCGCGGTCACTGA
- a CDS encoding sigma-70 family RNA polymerase sigma factor gives MSANDLSLRSAVDVLYSDHHSWLQGWLRKRLGNAFDAADLTQDTFVRVIKARSALDIREPRPYLSMIAKGLLIDLFRRRSLEQSYLEALAAMPQEQHPSLEEQAILLQALMEIDRLLLGLGPRVRQAFILSQFDGLTYPQIAERLGVSVRTVNNHMAKAMEHCCLMQIQLQLS, from the coding sequence ATGTCCGCCAACGATCTGTCCTTACGCAGTGCCGTCGACGTTCTGTACAGCGATCATCACAGTTGGCTCCAGGGCTGGCTGCGCAAGCGCTTGGGCAATGCCTTCGATGCAGCGGACCTCACCCAGGACACCTTCGTGCGAGTCATCAAGGCTCGCTCCGCGCTGGATATTCGTGAGCCGCGACCGTATCTGTCGATGATCGCCAAAGGGCTGTTGATCGATCTGTTTCGCCGCCGCTCACTGGAACAGTCCTATCTCGAAGCATTGGCCGCCATGCCGCAAGAGCAACATCCATCGCTGGAAGAGCAAGCCATCCTGCTCCAGGCTTTGATGGAAATCGACCGCTTGCTGCTGGGGTTGGGTCCGCGCGTCAGGCAGGCGTTCATCCTGTCGCAGTTCGATGGCCTGACGTACCCGCAAATTGCCGAGCGCTTGGGCGTCAGCGTCCGCACGGTCAATAACCACATGGCCAAGGCCATGGAACATTGCTGCCTGATGCAAATTCAATTGCAGCTGTCATGA
- a CDS encoding response regulator, producing the protein MNSMPKGNGQATTRLILVVEDDPTILEFLCEILEEEGFVVEPRESADAALTFLEESADYVDLLLTDITMPGMLNGADLANVTGDRWPQIPLLIMSGFETPESAGIKHHASFIAKPWALGQMLDLVESTVKNHSVH; encoded by the coding sequence ATGAATTCGATGCCAAAGGGCAACGGACAGGCGACGACACGTTTGATTCTCGTTGTTGAAGATGATCCGACGATCCTGGAGTTCCTCTGCGAAATCCTGGAAGAGGAGGGGTTTGTCGTGGAGCCTCGGGAAAGCGCCGACGCGGCGCTTACGTTTCTTGAGGAGAGCGCTGATTATGTGGACCTGCTGCTCACCGACATCACCATGCCCGGCATGCTGAATGGTGCGGACCTGGCCAATGTCACCGGGGACCGTTGGCCGCAGATACCGCTGCTGATCATGTCCGGCTTCGAAACGCCGGAAAGCGCCGGGATCAAGCACCACGCGTCTTTTATCGCCAAGCCTTGGGCGCTGGGGCAGATGTTGGATCTGGTGGAAAGCACGGTGAAAAACCACTCTGTGCACTGA
- a CDS encoding DNA topoisomerase III, whose protein sequence is MQLYLCEKPSQAKDIAAVLGATRRGDGCWLGANVTVTWCIGHLLETAPPDAYDARYKRWVLADLPIVPAQWKMTVKPKTAGQYKAVKRLLGEAKELVIATDADREGEMIARELVEHCRYRGPIQRLWLSALDEASIRKALATLKPGAETFNLYHSALGRSRADWLIGMNMSRLFTLLGRQSGYQGVLPVGRVQTPTLRLVVDRDRSIANFVPVAYWAIDVQLSHEGTAFTAQWRADPDACDDQERCLNQALARDAAQAMGNAATARVLKVRTERLREAAPLPFDLGTLQEICSKKLGLGAQETLDIAQSLYETYKLITYPRSDCGFLPLSQHSEAPAILAALAQADPSLAPLREHLQPQRKSRAWNDAKVSAHHGIIPTAAAKNLDKLASKQRAVYTLIRARYLAQFLPNHEYDRTQADFDCAGQALRAVGKQIVEPGWKRALPEALAPAKGREAPTPQTLPALTEGRDCAVDEVKLKDLWTQPPKPFTEGDLIKAMKNVAKLVEDPLLKQKLKDTTGIGTEATRASIIQGLLDRGYLVKNGKALSATPAAFSLIDAVPRAIADPGTTAIWEQALDMVQSGEMSLEEFVTRQAAWMSKHIARCQGMSLTINGPASPAGRGATPWKNKRKPAKRKAAGAPRKASKAKAT, encoded by the coding sequence ATGCAGCTGTACCTGTGTGAAAAGCCGTCCCAGGCCAAGGACATCGCAGCCGTGCTCGGCGCCACGCGCCGTGGCGACGGTTGCTGGCTGGGCGCGAACGTCACGGTCACCTGGTGCATCGGTCACCTGCTGGAAACCGCCCCGCCAGACGCCTACGACGCCCGCTACAAGCGCTGGGTGCTGGCTGACCTGCCTATCGTGCCGGCGCAATGGAAAATGACCGTCAAGCCGAAAACCGCTGGGCAATACAAGGCGGTCAAGCGCCTGCTGGGGGAAGCCAAGGAACTGGTGATTGCCACCGACGCCGACCGTGAGGGCGAAATGATCGCCCGGGAGCTGGTGGAACATTGCCGCTATCGCGGGCCCATCCAGCGGCTATGGCTATCGGCCCTGGACGAAGCGTCGATCCGCAAGGCCCTGGCCACCCTCAAGCCGGGCGCCGAAACCTTCAACCTGTACCATTCGGCCCTGGGCCGCTCCCGGGCCGACTGGCTGATCGGCATGAACATGAGTCGCCTGTTCACGCTGCTGGGGCGCCAGTCCGGCTACCAGGGCGTGCTGCCGGTGGGCCGCGTGCAAACACCGACGCTGCGGCTGGTGGTGGATCGCGACCGCAGCATCGCCAACTTCGTGCCGGTCGCCTATTGGGCCATCGACGTGCAGCTCAGCCACGAAGGCACGGCCTTTACCGCCCAGTGGCGCGCCGATCCGGATGCTTGCGACGATCAGGAGCGTTGCCTGAACCAGGCCCTGGCCCGCGATGCCGCCCAGGCCATGGGCAATGCCGCCACTGCCCGGGTGCTGAAAGTGCGTACCGAGCGCCTGCGCGAAGCGGCGCCGCTGCCGTTCGACCTGGGCACCCTTCAAGAAATCTGCTCGAAGAAGCTCGGCCTCGGCGCCCAGGAAACCCTGGACATTGCCCAGTCGCTCTACGAAACCTACAAACTCATCACCTATCCCCGCAGCGATTGCGGTTTCCTGCCCTTGAGCCAGCACAGCGAAGCACCGGCCATCCTGGCCGCCCTCGCCCAGGCCGATCCAAGCCTTGCGCCGCTGCGCGAACACCTGCAGCCGCAGCGTAAATCCCGAGCCTGGAACGACGCCAAGGTCAGTGCCCACCATGGCATCATCCCCACCGCCGCCGCGAAGAACCTCGACAAGCTCGCCAGCAAGCAGCGAGCCGTCTATACGCTGATTCGTGCGCGCTACCTGGCGCAGTTCCTGCCCAACCACGAGTACGACCGGACCCAGGCCGACTTCGACTGTGCCGGCCAGGCACTGCGTGCCGTGGGCAAGCAAATCGTCGAACCCGGCTGGAAACGCGCCCTGCCCGAAGCGCTGGCGCCAGCAAAGGGCCGTGAAGCACCGACGCCGCAAACCCTTCCGGCGCTGACCGAGGGTCGTGACTGCGCGGTGGACGAGGTGAAGCTCAAGGACCTGTGGACCCAACCGCCCAAGCCATTCACCGAAGGCGACCTGATCAAGGCCATGAAGAATGTCGCCAAACTGGTGGAGGACCCGCTGCTCAAGCAAAAGCTCAAGGACACCACCGGCATCGGCACCGAAGCGACCCGGGCCTCGATCATCCAAGGGCTGCTCGACCGCGGTTACCTGGTGAAAAACGGCAAGGCCCTCTCCGCCACCCCGGCGGCCTTCAGCCTGATCGACGCCGTGCCCCGCGCCATCGCCGACCCGGGCACCACCGCCATCTGGGAGCAAGCGCTGGACATGGTGCAAAGCGGTGAAATGAGCCTGGAAGAATTCGTGACCCGGCAAGCCGCGTGGATGAGCAAGCACATCGCCCGCTGCCAGGGCATGAGCCTGACCATCAACGGCCCGGCCAGCCCTGCCGGACGGGGCGCAACTCCGTGGAAGAACAAGCGCAAGCCAGCCAAGCGCAAGGCGGCCGGTGCACCGCGCAAGGCGAGCAAGGCCAAGGCGACCTGA
- the glsB gene encoding glutaminase B — MQALLNEILDAVRPLIGQGKVADYIPALGTVVPNQLGIAVYGNDGEMYCAGDADTVFSVQSISKVFSLVQAIGHSGEAIWERLGHEPSGQPFNSLVQLEFERGRPRNPFINAGALVICDINQSRFAAPALSMRDFVRRLSGNPQVMVDGKVAESEYQHRARNAAMAYLMQSFGNFHNDVEAVLRSYFSHCALRMSCIDLARAFCFLANDGFCKHSGEQILSARQTQQVNSIMATSGLYDEAGNFAYRVGLPGKSGVGGGIVAVVPGRFTVCVWSPELNVAGNSLAGMAALELLSQRIGWSVF; from the coding sequence ATGCAAGCACTGTTGAACGAGATCCTCGATGCGGTTCGCCCCCTGATCGGTCAGGGCAAGGTGGCCGATTACATTCCGGCCCTGGGCACCGTGGTGCCTAATCAGCTGGGCATTGCCGTGTATGGCAATGACGGCGAGATGTATTGCGCAGGCGACGCCGACACGGTGTTTTCGGTGCAGAGTATTTCCAAGGTGTTCAGCCTGGTGCAGGCCATCGGGCATTCCGGCGAAGCGATCTGGGAGCGGCTGGGCCATGAGCCGTCCGGCCAGCCTTTCAACTCCCTGGTGCAGCTGGAATTCGAACGCGGTCGGCCACGCAACCCGTTCATCAACGCCGGCGCCTTGGTGATTTGCGATATCAACCAGTCGCGTTTCGCCGCCCCTGCGTTGTCGATGCGCGATTTCGTGCGACGCCTGTCAGGCAACCCGCAAGTGATGGTGGACGGCAAGGTCGCCGAGTCGGAATACCAGCATCGCGCCCGCAACGCTGCGATGGCCTACTTGATGCAGTCCTTCGGCAACTTCCATAACGACGTGGAGGCGGTGCTGCGCAGTTATTTCAGCCACTGCGCCCTGCGGATGAGCTGCATCGACCTGGCCCGGGCGTTCTGCTTCCTGGCCAACGACGGGTTCTGCAAGCACAGTGGTGAGCAGATCCTCAGCGCCCGGCAGACCCAGCAGGTCAATTCCATCATGGCCACCAGCGGGTTGTATGACGAAGCCGGTAATTTCGCCTATCGCGTGGGCCTGCCTGGCAAGAGCGGGGTGGGCGGCGGGATCGTCGCCGTGGTGCCGGGACGCTTCACGGTGTGTGTCTGGTCGCCTGAGCTCAATGTCGCCGGCAACTCCCTGGCGGGCATGGCGGCGCTGGAGCTGCTCAGCCAGCGGATCGGCTGGTCGGTGTTTTAG